In Deltaproteobacteria bacterium, the genomic window ATCTGCGGGAACATTTTTCTCGCAGGGCCTTGGCCACGATCGGAGCAGGCACACCATCGCACAGCAGGGAAACGGCGATTTTGCGGGTATCGTTACCAATGCCCAGGGTGCGGTTGGTGATGAACCATTTTCCGCACACTTGGCACCGATAGCGCTGCTTGCCGTTGCCTGTTTTACCGCCCTTTTGCGCCAACAATGACCCGCATCGTGGGCAAACCGCCCCGTCCTTGCTCATGGTGTCCGCCTCCTGGCGACCGGCACCGGCCGCGATGATTGCCGTATTATCTGTCAAACCGAACATTCCGTTTTTCCGTACAAATCAAAATTTCCCCCGCGCGATTCCACCGGGGCGCGAAATACCCGTGATTTGGGGGAACCGGGAAG contains:
- a CDS encoding IS1 family transposase, translating into MFGLTDNTAIIAAGAGRQEADTMSKDGAVCPRCGSLLAQKGGKTGNGKQRYRCQVCGKWFITNRTLGIGNDTRKIAVSLLCDGVPAPIVAKALREKCSRRWIYQLRQSLINGR